Part of the Toxotes jaculatrix isolate fToxJac2 chromosome 8, fToxJac2.pri, whole genome shotgun sequence genome is shown below.
TGTACCATACGTCAGTAGCAGCAGCCTTTTTTCATAATTTCTGAAATATCATGGTGTATTGTCCAAATTCAAATATCCTCTGTCCCTGTTTGTCTCTTATTCTTTGCATCAACAGGTGTATCAGTGTGGGGAAGACAAAACTGTGACGGTTCATACTGTATCACTCTGACTGATGGAGAAATAACAGCTGAGGCTGGACTCTGTGTTGTGATACCGTGCTCTTTCACTACTTCTTATTGGTTCACACCCCAAAATTTAGTTTGGTACAAATGTGAACCACCTGAAAGAAGATGTGGTGATTCAGACATAATATTCCACACTAACAAGTCCAACAGAAAAGTTCAGCCTGAGTTTAGTGGACGAGTGTCACTGTTGGAGCCTGATGTGAGttttaaaaactgcagcatcatcATCAATGACCTCAGGGAGGCAGACTCTGGATCATATCAACTCAGAGTCAATGGTGTCCTGAATGGAAGGCCAGATAGATTTTTATTCTATACAAGAGCAACTCTCTCCATTAAAGGTATGAAGAACTACAACAAGTATGTACATTGAATTGTTGTAAACTGCACTGACATATTTGgtgtatttgaaaatgaagtatCAGCTTATTTTAGGCCAAATTTAAGTGATTGACGACCTTCAGACTGTTCACCTGATTCCATTCATGCACTGGTCTCCATTAGGAATGAGTCAGAAGCCCACAGTGATGATTCCACCTCTGACAGCGGGACAGCAGTCCACCCTGACCTGCACTGCTCCTGGTCTCTGCTCTGGATCTGATCCTAAAATCACCTGGATgtggagcagagcaggagagaaggacTCTCACATTACAGAAAATATCACTGACTTCAAGACTGAGAATGTGactgctgtcacacagagacacagctcaACTTTGACCTTTAACTCCTCAGCTGAACACCACAGCACCAATGTCACCTGTCAGGTCAGCTTCAGAGGAGACGTGACTACAGAAGAGACAGTGACTCTGAGTGTGACCTGTGAGTAGCACACACTGTACTTGACTGtcacatttactttttactATCTGAAATGTTTAGTAAGAGATTTACTCTCGTGTCATTTCTGGGGGTTTTCTGAACTGTGATGAATTTTACAACACACTAATTGATTgtgctaaatgtttttttgtgtcgtAGATGTGAAGGAAGTTAAAATCACTGGGAATACAAGTGTGAAGGAGGGTGAGACTCTGAATCTGACCTGCAGTGTTGAAAGTTTCCCTCCATCATTTATCAAGTGGATGAAATTTTCTGagcaaaacattcaaaatggaACAGAAACCAATGTGTGGAACGACACTGAAACCTACCTGCAGGAAGAAAGTGGAATGGCCACTCTTTCTATCTCTAATGCGACAGCAGAAGACTCTGGACAGTACATCTGCACAGCAAAACATCTGAACAACACCTTGGAGGAAAGTGTTGATGTAACAGTGATGTGTAAGTACATTGTGTGACTAAGTGCTTTCAGATAGTAAACTAATTGTACTGTTGATTTTTCTTATCAGATAACTGAAAGCATGAGTTTAGCATAGAGACTAACTTTAATCAGCCCTCAAATTCACCCTGAATAACTCTgacctttaaatattttttaggTCATCTCAGtatttgtgattttttaaaatttttttttttttaactgcaggaCTTTTACTGTGGTGACagttactgtatttattttagttcTTATTGTAAATAAGACTTTTCATAAAAGTCCTTGACCATAGAGTGTGATGACTGTCAGCCTCACCAGAGCCACATACCACTCTGGcatttgattattttcatgactTCAGCACCCTCCAGTGgtagcagtgtgtttgtgtttgtgtgtgtgtgtgtttgtgtgtgtgtgtgtgtctgtctgtctgtctgtgtttgtctgtgtgtctgtgtgtgtgcgtgtgtgtgcgtgtgtgtgtgtgtgtgcgtgtctgtgtgtgaagattcagcagttcaagtccagtgaaTAATGTTAAATGCTACAAAGGTAAGCTGTAAACTGTCCAAGGTTAggtaaagaaaacattaaacaagTATTGAAATTTAACagaaacaggcctttttcagggaTTAAGAAATTGGTGAACTTGCAACTTTCCTGCAGCAATCGAAGCACATAAACATTTTGGATTTTAAATCACATTGCTTaattttttatgtcattttaaagttctttatctgttttctacttctttttcttatcatttcaaatgttttgtttaaaatttgcTTCACAGATATGAGAGAAGCTGTGATCACTGGGAACACAACTGTTCAGAAAGGAGATGTTCTGAATCTGACCTGCAGTGTTGAaagtttccctccatctcttatTACATGGATTAAACTTGGCTTCAACACAAAACTGCACAatggaactgaactgaaaaatgaCACTGGATCAGCTACACTTATCATCTCTGATGTGACAGCAGAACATTCTGGACAGTACATCTGTACAGCAAAACACCTGGACACAACTGTGAGAGTAAGAGCTGATGTAACTGTGACTTGTAAGTAGACTGTACTAATCTTTTTGAAAAGGAAGTTTTATGTTCAGATTTTATATCATCAGGATTCTGTTGTGATGTTGTGATCctgcttgtgtgtttacaggGTTTTTAAAGATCTCAAACAACTCTGGATGTGAGCTTCGGTCGGAGgtcctgacctgtgtgtgtatcagtgagGGGTTTCCTTTACCCACCATCAAATGGCCGCTGTTGAAGACTCAGGCTGAGTACTCAGTCATTACCACTGTGTCAAACTACACAGTCAACAGCACTGTCATCCTAACTGCAAATGACCACCGTAACAGTTCTGTTGAGTGTGTCAGCAGCAATGAGAATGGGGAAGCAAAAGAAAACCTCACCACCCGAACAAACTTGTCTGAACAAGATGGTATGTGTTGTGAACTACAACACTTCTGGTCCTTTAGGCCACTGATTCCTGATCTTTTTATTCCCTCTTTTACCTCTCTTGTATTCAGACAACTGTTGACTGAGCAATTAATGCCTGTATCATTTAGAAAAACACAGGcatgagcatttttttcttttgatcctTTTGATTGCAGATCAAtacaaaaaagtattaaaaattgCTACCCGGCTGGAAACCATCATTGCCTTTTTCATTGGTGTACTTCTTTCAACAATCATTTGCTGTTTGGCAAAAAAATTCTACAGGTACACCTTTCATTCCATTAATCAGTTTCAAGGTTTTGTAGTAGATAAAATTTACACACTGAAATTTCTTGccatttaaaaactttttttttcttccagaaaaaaacagaagagttcTGGAAATCTGGATGAGACTCTGGAGATGGTGACCAATCAAGAGGATCCATTGGTATTTACATTCATTCGTTAGTTGCATTAGTTGTCTTCAGAATTGTTTCTAATATTAAATGGGTTGACATACTCCAAACCTCTTTTTATTAAATAATCACAGTGTCTTGCAAGTTTCAGTCAGGTTTCGCCGAATGTAGACAGTTGCAGCGCTGATCACCATCATCAAGTACTTTGTGGAATTTTAGATCTGtgaatgttattattatttatttatttattttagtccataATTAGCAGTGCTCTGCCTTTATCTCACTCTATGCTTCCCTCATTTCATATTTGAAAATCAACTTGCAGAACACTGCAACAGTATCTCTAGTTTGCAAGTCTGTATATTCTACCACAGTCAACACCATGTCTTCTTTAATGGTCAGAGTTCCCTTTTCGCTGCTTTGCAGTGCACTTTTAAGTACAGACCTTAAAATACTACAGTGGATGACCACATAACAGTAAAGCATATATACATCTTagacatatatatacagtaagtTTCATGTCTTGCTTCAAGCTGATTTTGaaaccatttaaaaatgaaaggacACGGGTTGTACCCTGGAAGAACAGAACATTGTTTTtggcttgaaaaaaaatgtttggcagTAATGTAACTGTcccagacagagagacaacTTGCATAGTGTTCACAGTTTTTATGGTTATAGCAGCTGCCAGATGAGTCATATCATTTATGTTGTTCCTGACAGGTATATGATGGTCAAATGGTAGAAGACGATCAGACCCAGGACCCAGAGGCACCTGAAGATGGAACTgtggcagcagagaaaacagcccCTGAACTTGACAGTGAGCTAAAAGATGTGGAGTACGCCAGCATCGATTTCTCACTGTTGAAAAGAAAGAGTCCCCGGGTGGCAACAGAAAAGCAAGAAACCACAGAGACGGAAtatgctgaaattaaaaaagaagtgaaagaggaaagagaagatgaTGGTGGACAGAAAGGTGAAGTGTTGGAGAGCAAAGAGGAGGCCATTAtagaagaggatgaggagacacAATGTTGTGTctcagaagaggaggaaggggaagaCATGGCAGTGTACTCAAATGTCAGGGATATAATGGGTGAGATGTAAGgattgtgtcatattttggagctgctggaggacaaAGTTACTAAAAGTTGGACTGGAAGTTGAGCAGAATTTCCTTATTCAAGTGTTACTGTGCTTTAGTATGTTGTGACCTTTTAGATGGGCCAATTGGTGTGTTAATGTCAGTCAATCCACCACCTTGGTTCAAACAAAAATATCTCAACTATTGAACATATTGCCTTGAAACTTTGTTTCCTTCTAGGGAACTGGAATAATGTTGTGAATTGTAATAAGTTTGGTATTTTGTATTGGTACTCAACCTCTACTGTAATTTGTGTTTATTCCTCATTAACATGTTAGCAGGCTAACATGCTAACCAAAAATGGTGAATATAGCAAACATTATCCATATAAACATCAGTATGTTAGCACTTTcattgttagcatgctgacattagcctTTGGCTAATGAGCCATGAGCATGACTGTAGACTCCTTAATCTTGTTCAAATTTTATTTGGAGATTGTGCTTTGGAGCTCTGATTGGCAGCAGAGGGATAACATGAAGAACAAATTTTATACTAAACAGACAGTAAAGTGACATTTTAGTTGCAGTAAGTTTTGAAATATACTGCAAGTGAAATGCCACTTAtgtgtgatatatatatatcttaatcttgtctgttttttttttcatttgtttgtttttgagccGATCAACAGTTTGGACCACTTTGCTTCTATAGCTCTGTAAATGCTTTTCCTCTTCAACAACTTAGAGATTACGTCCccttttgaaaaatgtgttgcaTGAACGAGCCTGATTCATAGAGTGAacggtttttgttttgtttattttgaacagaaaacacatagTAACAGGACAGCTACAGTTTGTAGTTAAAATAGTTATACTGTGGCCTTGAATGTGTGAAAAGGAAGTTATTGAAGAATAGAGTGATGCCAAATTAGGCAATgaataataactttttttttcttttctgagaaACACAGCTGTGAACAAGACTTTGCACAATAAaccataaaaaaataacaacatatAACAAATGTAGAGGTTCTTTTTATCTCATCACTAATCAGTGAGAGGAGTTGTCTGTTAGCATACATGAATGAACTCAAATGCTCAAGCTAATGGCTATATTTGACAATCATTATCACGATGTAACTGGCTTCTTAAGATGACAACGTTTTTTAAACATATGTAtggtatttcctttttttcccccaaaagtGTTTCACCCTTTTAGAGTTTCGAAGGTCTTGACAGACATGACAAATGTTGTTTAATTTCATTGTTGAATGTTAAACATTCCCAGTTTGATATCTTATATATAATGTGATATTTAAAGGTTTTAGCTTTTAAGTGTTGTAGTCTAAATGAGAGAGGAAGTACTGGCCTGCAGTGTGAATAGATACTTCCTGGAAACTTCTTGTAGTGCAAAGAAGGAACAAGTAagtaataacatttttatttcaaagctGTTTTTGAGCTGTTGAGTACAGtttacacattttcatattagcagcagcagcagcagcatgtgctAAAATCCTTTATATTAATTTTTACCCCCATGACCCTCATTGCCCCATattgacaaagtgaaaacagaattttagaacTTTTtgaaaatttattaaaaagaaaaactaaaatgtcacattgtaTTCAAACATTTTGCTTTGACTCTTGAAATTTATCTCAGGTGCCTCCCCTCTCTCGATCATCTGTGAGATATTTCTACACCTTGATTGGAGTCCATCACGGTGTGGTATGTCCAATCAATTAACTGGATATGATTTAGAAAGGCACAAACCTATCTATACAGGGGATTCTGCTTTAGCAATCCAAGCACATGGTCTGAAGCACATGAAGCAAATGCGTTCCAAATCCAGCGGTAGAGAAAAAGGTCGCATGTGGTTCAGAAGGTTATAAGGTTATACTTAGTCTCTTACTTAATCATGGCTGtgtatttcctttttaaaaaaaattgctctgaaattctgttttcactttctcattATGGGTCAATCAGTGTAGATTGATGAGTGTAAAAGTTAATTTAAATGCTTTTAGCATAaggcttgttttgtgtgtttattgtgttcTGAGTGCTATGAAACCAGAGTTGTTTTTATTAAGGATGAGAAGGACAGCTGCACATCCACTTCTAGAGCAAATACTACTGTTACAGGTATCAACAGCCACAGCAAATATCTAATGTACAGTGAAGGTGTTAACTGTTAAAGGTATAGTAGAATATGCACCAACATGTTTGGCTCTGTAGATACAATGAATCATCTGTTCACACTCACCCTTAGCTGCATCGAGTTATACAGACttcttgtttttatgtgctGAAATTTTGAGGTATCAAACTGTCAGGTTTCTGCTACCACTGCAACAGAATGGATGAGAAtagaattattattaatttatttatgtcttcatatttaattttgtgattcccaaaacaacagcagcaggtccCAGCTACTCCAAAGTCCACAGTGATCACTCCTCCAGTGACAGAGGGATGACAGATTACACCTACCTGCACTGCTCCTTGTCTCTGCTGTTGATCTGATCTTAAAATCACCTGGACATGGAGAGGAGCAAGAGGGAAAGGCTCTCACATCAGAGACACTCCAGAGCTAAGCTCAACACTGACCTTTAAGTCCTCAGCTGAGCACTATGGTACAGAGGTCATCTTTAAGTTCAGTTTCACCGGCAACAACACTACAGAGGAGACAGTGACTCTGAATGTGCACCAAGAAAAGGGCTATTTTTCCTTTAACGAAGCAGGTAAAATTGATCTGCACCTGTTTGTTATCATTTGAGCTACTTTTTGAACGGGCTACTTTATACGGGCTATTTAACTGAGGAAGTGTTAGACCAGAGGTTTGCAAATTGTAAGGGTGCtacggagggagggagagaaatgtcATCACCAGGACTAAACCTGTGCAGTTGAGCAGATACTTACCTGAATATCAACACTGTAATAATCTATTTTGATAAggaagttttattttcagaatttatattttcagcattttgttgtgatgttgtgaTCCTACCCACCAACAAATGGCCACTCAGTCATTACCACTATGTTCAAACTACACAGTCAACAGCACCGTCTTTCTAACTGTAAATGACCCCTGTAACAATTCTGTTGAGTGTGTCAGCAGCTATGAGAATGGGGAAGCAAAAGAAAACCTCACCACCCGAACAAACTGAACAAGTACGTTTTGTCAAGTGCAACACTTCTGCTATTTCAGACCACGGATTTATGGCCTTTTTAGGACCTCTTTTACCTTTTAAGACAACTGTTGGGCAAGCAATTGCACGTATATTATTCAGAAAAGCGAGGACATCAGCATTTGCTCTTTCAAtccaaaaaatgatttaaaaaagtCATTACTCTTTGGTCGGTAATTAAAATACTACTTGCTTATAGACTTTCATTGAGTTGCAGCAAAACGATCATGTCATTGTATTATAATGACATGGTACTTTATCCAAACCAATACCTAAACTGGGTTATAGTAAATACAATGGCAACAAAATGTAGAAAACAACAATAAGACTCGAGCATTCATACAATCTACattgtcatttctttttgtaGGTCCAGTGCAACACTGTGGATCTTACAGTGGAGTCCTTCTCTGGGCCGTTGCTggtgtgtctctcagtgtgaaCATTTTCTACAGTCTGTGTGGTCTTCCTTTGGTATGTAACTACTCTGCATGGTATGTTTTAAAGACTCTGTCAGTGCAACACATCATGGCTTAATCTGTAAACTGCCTCTAAAGTGACAAATGTCAGCTTCCAtcatcaaggatcaaggatcaaggaacttttattgtcataccagtacatttacatgttatagtacgaaattagtactcaggtcccagtttaagcaaaaaagcaaaaaatataaatataaacataagggcaaatataaacatataaacatttaaataaaaataagataaggaagccgagattagcatgtgcataaatacgcatgtgcaagtaggaggtgGTGGTAGTACAAAAAAGTATTGCACTTCACATCAAAATGTGTCTTTCATAGTATTTTGTGATGACTTTCAGGCAGCTTCACTGAATTATTTGTTGCACTGAAATTTATAAATTGtgtccaaaaaatgtcaatgaaATTGGATGTCCAAGATCTAATTTCTGATATGTCTAGAGTGGTTTAAAAGTTTCCTTCATTGATTTATAATTTGCATTGTACAGTATGCTGCTTTCTTCTGCTTACATTTAAATAACCTTAACCAGTATGTGTgatgcacacactcattcaaTATTAAAACCTCAGAAGCAATCACATAAGAAATCACATGAAGAAAGATTTAAGTGAATGGCATGTACTGATTTATCAGTTTCACAAGACAACATGATTAAAGAACatagaaaaaatatacaaattcaCAGTATTTCCCTTTTTGGAAAGTTTCATGTTGCTTCAAAGTCATGAAAGTGATATAAAGAAACAAGCAATCAAAAAcagtttcatttaattattcattGAATGTTAATTTGTGAATGTGCAAATTTGTAATTAGATTTTCAATGGACATAGTATTATTTTATGAAATTGTATAAAAGTCTATCAGTAtcagaaaaggagaaatattACAGAGCAATTACTGAAGAAACTTCCTTAAACTGTGTTTCataaacagagaagaaatagaaacatacaacagaaagggaggagaggaggagttaGTTCATAGTAGAAACCTTCAGTAGAGATCACTGTGGACAGAACGAGGCTGAGAGAggtaaaacacaacatttaactaAGGCTTAAAATATCTTTTTGAACTGTAAAGGGTTGTGTTACTATGACAATGCTTTTCcacattcctgtttttttctggtaaaGTGAGAGAGGACTGTGCTGGTTGTCGCACCCTGGGTTTTAAGATGCTGGTGTCAACTGTGGAGTTTCCTTTGGTTCAGTTTCTGCATGTTTACTGCATCTTTAGTGTAAAGTTTGTCCTGTGGAGGAAGAGACTGTCCCAAGCATCAGTCAAGATGTTTGTTCTCATCTGGGCaactttgcttttatttgtgagaAACAGCAACGCTGATTCAGGTATTCACCCTTTGTTATAATCTTGTTTTGATGCTATCATTAAAGATATGAACAAAATAGTGATAATTTGCCATGATAGATGTTCTTATAAATGTTCTCCTGACAAGCTTCCAGATTCCAGGTATTTACCTGAAAACTCTTGGAAATATAGTTATTTCAATTACAAATGAAACATATTATGGATGAAGACGTATGTTAAATGCTGAAATTCCATTGTGTTGTTTGCTCAAACATTGCTGACAATAACAGTTGTATTAAACAGGCATAGTTGATGTACCATACATGTCAGTAGTAGCAGCCTTTCCTCATCATTTCTGAAATATCATAGTGTACTGTCCAAATTCAAAtgtcctctgtttctgtttttctcttattCTTTGCATCAACAGGTGTATCAGTGTGGGGAAGACAAAACTGTGACGGTTCATACTGTATCACTCTGATTGATGGAGAAATAATAGCTGAGGCTGGACTCTGTGTTGTGATACCGTGCTCTTTCACTGTTCATTATGACTTTACACCCCAAAATTTAATTTGGTACAAATGTGAACCAACTAAACAAAGATGTGGTGATTCAGACATAATATTCCACACTAACAAGTTCAACAAAAAAGTTCAGCCTAAGTTTAGAGGGCGAGTGTCACTGTTAGAGCCTGATGTGAGtctgaaaaactgcagcatcatcATCAAT
Proteins encoded:
- the LOC121185424 gene encoding sialic acid-binding Ig-like lectin 16 isoform X2, whose amino-acid sequence is MFVLIWATLLLSDSGVSVWGRQNCDGSYCITLTDGEITAEAGLCVVIPCSFTTSYWFTPQNLVWYKCEPPERRCGDSDIIFHTNKSNRKVQPEFSGRVSLLEPDVSFKNCSIIINDLREADSGSYQLRVNGVLNGRPDRFLFYTRATLSIKGMSQKPTVMIPPLTAGQQSTLTCTAPGLCSGSDPKITWMWSRAGEKDSHITENITDFKTENVTAVTQRHSSTLTFNSSAEHHSTNVTCQVSFRGDVTTEETVTLSVTYVKEVKITGNTSVKEGETLNLTCSVESFPPSFIKWMKFSEQNIQNGTETNVWNDTETYLQEESGMATLSISNATAEDSGQYICTAKHLNNTLEESVDVTVMYMREAVITGNTTVQKGDVLNLTCSVESFPPSLITWIKLGFNTKLHNGTELKNDTGSATLIISDVTAEHSGQYICTAKHLDTTVRVRADVTVTWFLKISNNSGCELRSEVLTCVCISEGFPLPTIKWPLLKTQAEYSVITTVSNYTVNSTVILTANDHRNSSVECVSSNENGEAKENLTTRTNLSEQDDQYKKVLKIATRLETIIAFFIGVLLSTIICCLAKKFYRKKQKSSGNLDETLEMVTNQEDPLVYDGQMVEDDQTQDPEAPEDGTVAAEKTAPELDSELKDVEYASIDFSLLKRKSPRVATEKQETTETEYAEIKKEVKEEREDDGGQKGEVLESKEEAIIEEDEETQCCVSEEEEGEDMAVYSNVRDIMGEM
- the LOC121185424 gene encoding hemicentin-1-like isoform X1, which codes for MFVLIWATLLFSVRNSNADSGVSVWGRQNCDGSYCITLTDGEITAEAGLCVVIPCSFTVPYGFTPQNLVWYKCEPTKQICYDSDLIFHTHKFNKKVQPEFSGRVSLLEPDVSLKNCSIIINDLREADSGSYQFRVNGVLNGRPDRFLFYSRANVSIKGLSQKPTVMIPPLTAGQQSTLTCTAPGLCSGSDPKITWMWSRARAKDSHISGNITDFKTENVTAVTQSNSSTLTFNSSAEHHSTNVTCQVSFRGNITTEETVTLSVNYVKEVKITGNTSVKEDETLNLTCSVESFPPSFIKWMKFSEQNIQNGTETNVWNDTETYLQEESGMATLSISNVTAEDSGQYICTAKHLNNTLEERVDVTVMYVKEVKITGNTSVKEGETLNLTCSVESFPPSFIKWMKFSEQNIQNGTETNVWNDTETYLQEESGMATLSISNATAEDSGQYICTAKHLNNTLEESVDVTVMYMREAVITGNTTVQKGDVLNLTCSVESFPPSLITWIKLGFNTKLHNGTELKNDTGSATLIISDVTAEHSGQYICTAKHLDTTVRVRADVTVTWFLKISNNSGCELRSEVLTCVCISEGFPLPTIKWPLLKTQAEYSVITTVSNYTVNSTVILTANDHRNSSVECVSSNENGEAKENLTTRTNLSEQDDQYKKVLKIATRLETIIAFFIGVLLSTIICCLAKKFYRKKQKSSGNLDETLEMVTNQEDPLVYDGQMVEDDQTQDPEAPEDGTVAAEKTAPELDSELKDVEYASIDFSLLKRKSPRVATEKQETTETEYAEIKKEVKEEREDDGGQKGEVLESKEEAIIEEDEETQCCVSEEEEGEDMAVYSNVRDIMGEM